Proteins from a single region of Apium graveolens cultivar Ventura chromosome 7, ASM990537v1, whole genome shotgun sequence:
- the LOC141672217 gene encoding uncharacterized protein LOC141672217 isoform X1 — translation MEEALEKVTQSIISKLKECRLSLSEEIETLHKKIDNIKPTGLISAESNIPKQGLRSAESSIPKQGLRSAESSIPKQGLRSAESSMAPRKFGIIGLPSPFSPSLFYHLAGRLYCRLPDRMFDSLEMEEPEEKKFRIVMSSSRCLKTLNEVTAEIIRVAKGKGLRVWGPSRAPNRLVDSNTRLASCSEGSSTCDNIKLCVYETTVDVLSSTEVVEEIVSGCEVADVKIEIKVVNLGGRRP, via the exons ATGGAGGAAGCCTTGGAGAAAGTGACACAATCTATAATTTCAAAATTGAAGGAATGTCGATTATCACTATCTGAGGAGATTGAGACCTTACACAAAAAAATTGACAATATTAAGCCAACG GGCCTGATATCAGCCGAATCGAACATTCCCAAACAGGGCCTGAGATCAGCCGAATCGAGCATTCCCAAACAGGGCCTGCGATCAGCAGAATCGAGCATTCCCAAACAGGGCCTGAGATCAGCAGAATCGAGCATGGCGCCGAGAAAGTTTGGAATTATTGGTCTGCCATCACCTTTTTCTCCCTCCCTCTTTTACCATCTTGCAGGCCGTCTCTATTGCCGTCTCCCCGACCGCATGTTTGATAG CCTTGAGATGGAGGAACCGGAAGAGAAGAAGTTTAGAATTGTGATGTCATCGTCGAGGTGTCTCAAGACCTTGAATGAAG TAACTGCTGAAATTATCAGGGTTGCAAAAGGCAAGGGCCTCAGAGTCTGGGGTCCTTCCAGAGCGCCAAACCGGCTTGTGGATAGTAATACGAGATTAGCCTCATGCTCTGAAG GATCAAGCACTTGCGACAATATTAAGCTGTGTGTTTACGAGACAACAGTTGATGTGCTCAGCTCCACTGAAGTCGTAGAGGAGATCGTTTCTGGTTGTGAAGTGGCTGACGTCAAGATTGAGATTAAAGTTGTTAATTTAGGAGGCAGAAGACCTTGA
- the LOC141672217 gene encoding uncharacterized protein LOC141672217 isoform X4 produces MEEALEKVTQSIISKLKECRLSLSEEIETLHKKIDNIKPTGLISAESNIPKQGLRSAESSIPKQGLRSAESSIPKQGLRSAESSMAPRKFGIIGLPSPFSPSLFYHLAGRLYCRLPDRMFDSLEMEEPEEKKFRIVMSSSRCLKTLNEVTAEIIRVAKGKGLRVWGPSRAPNRLVDSNTRLASCSEVSGIEQNGLVRSL; encoded by the exons ATGGAGGAAGCCTTGGAGAAAGTGACACAATCTATAATTTCAAAATTGAAGGAATGTCGATTATCACTATCTGAGGAGATTGAGACCTTACACAAAAAAATTGACAATATTAAGCCAACG GGCCTGATATCAGCCGAATCGAACATTCCCAAACAGGGCCTGAGATCAGCCGAATCGAGCATTCCCAAACAGGGCCTGCGATCAGCAGAATCGAGCATTCCCAAACAGGGCCTGAGATCAGCAGAATCGAGCATGGCGCCGAGAAAGTTTGGAATTATTGGTCTGCCATCACCTTTTTCTCCCTCCCTCTTTTACCATCTTGCAGGCCGTCTCTATTGCCGTCTCCCCGACCGCATGTTTGATAG CCTTGAGATGGAGGAACCGGAAGAGAAGAAGTTTAGAATTGTGATGTCATCGTCGAGGTGTCTCAAGACCTTGAATGAAG TAACTGCTGAAATTATCAGGGTTGCAAAAGGCAAGGGCCTCAGAGTCTGGGGTCCTTCCAGAGCGCCAAACCGGCTTGTGGATAGTAATACGAGATTAGCCTCATGCTCTGAAG TCTCTGGAATTGAACAAAATGGATTGGTTCGCAGCCTATAA
- the LOC141672217 gene encoding small ribosomal subunit protein uS10-like isoform X3, with amino-acid sequence MEEALEKVTQSIISKLKECRLSLSEEIETLHKKIDNIKPTGLRSAESSIPKQGLRSAESSIPKQGLRSAESSMAPRKFGIIGLPSPFSPSLFYHLAGRLYCRLPDRMFDSLEMEEPEEKKFRIVMSSSRCLKTLNEVTAEIIRVAKGKGLRVWGPSRAPNRLVDSNTRLASCSEGSSTCDNIKLCVYETTVDVLSSTEVVEEIVSGCEVADVKIEIKVVNLGGRRP; translated from the exons ATGGAGGAAGCCTTGGAGAAAGTGACACAATCTATAATTTCAAAATTGAAGGAATGTCGATTATCACTATCTGAGGAGATTGAGACCTTACACAAAAAAATTGACAATATTAAGCCAACG GGCCTGAGATCAGCCGAATCGAGCATTCCCAAACAGGGCCTGCGATCAGCAGAATCGAGCATTCCCAAACAGGGCCTGAGATCAGCAGAATCGAGCATGGCGCCGAGAAAGTTTGGAATTATTGGTCTGCCATCACCTTTTTCTCCCTCCCTCTTTTACCATCTTGCAGGCCGTCTCTATTGCCGTCTCCCCGACCGCATGTTTGATAG CCTTGAGATGGAGGAACCGGAAGAGAAGAAGTTTAGAATTGTGATGTCATCGTCGAGGTGTCTCAAGACCTTGAATGAAG TAACTGCTGAAATTATCAGGGTTGCAAAAGGCAAGGGCCTCAGAGTCTGGGGTCCTTCCAGAGCGCCAAACCGGCTTGTGGATAGTAATACGAGATTAGCCTCATGCTCTGAAG GATCAAGCACTTGCGACAATATTAAGCTGTGTGTTTACGAGACAACAGTTGATGTGCTCAGCTCCACTGAAGTCGTAGAGGAGATCGTTTCTGGTTGTGAAGTGGCTGACGTCAAGATTGAGATTAAAGTTGTTAATTTAGGAGGCAGAAGACCTTGA
- the LOC141672217 gene encoding uncharacterized protein LOC141672217 isoform X2 — MKVKLFYLPSTCFPPFLKLGSKGLSITDAPVLVPFVQGLISAESNIPKQGLRSAESSIPKQGLRSAESSIPKQGLRSAESSMAPRKFGIIGLPSPFSPSLFYHLAGRLYCRLPDRMFDSLEMEEPEEKKFRIVMSSSRCLKTLNEVTAEIIRVAKGKGLRVWGPSRAPNRLVDSNTRLASCSEGSSTCDNIKLCVYETTVDVLSSTEVVEEIVSGCEVADVKIEIKVVNLGGRRP, encoded by the exons ATGAAAGTGAAACTATTTTACTTACCTTCCACTTGTTTTCCACCATTTTTAAAACTTGGGAGCAAGGGGTTATCAATAACTGATGCGCCCGTATTAGTTCCTTTTGTACAG GGCCTGATATCAGCCGAATCGAACATTCCCAAACAGGGCCTGAGATCAGCCGAATCGAGCATTCCCAAACAGGGCCTGCGATCAGCAGAATCGAGCATTCCCAAACAGGGCCTGAGATCAGCAGAATCGAGCATGGCGCCGAGAAAGTTTGGAATTATTGGTCTGCCATCACCTTTTTCTCCCTCCCTCTTTTACCATCTTGCAGGCCGTCTCTATTGCCGTCTCCCCGACCGCATGTTTGATAG CCTTGAGATGGAGGAACCGGAAGAGAAGAAGTTTAGAATTGTGATGTCATCGTCGAGGTGTCTCAAGACCTTGAATGAAG TAACTGCTGAAATTATCAGGGTTGCAAAAGGCAAGGGCCTCAGAGTCTGGGGTCCTTCCAGAGCGCCAAACCGGCTTGTGGATAGTAATACGAGATTAGCCTCATGCTCTGAAG GATCAAGCACTTGCGACAATATTAAGCTGTGTGTTTACGAGACAACAGTTGATGTGCTCAGCTCCACTGAAGTCGTAGAGGAGATCGTTTCTGGTTGTGAAGTGGCTGACGTCAAGATTGAGATTAAAGTTGTTAATTTAGGAGGCAGAAGACCTTGA
- the LOC141670862 gene encoding small ribosomal subunit protein uS10y-like — MEQAMVKEFQNLSLSPPQPPEEEKLYSLPLRLSFPQGEFLEMEKLKPPEKQFHSISVTFSFRWRRTVDDVAKAFDRNARAMQLIVWGPGILPIKVVNTTTTFIPPPKEYNRVPWSGCNHACSTELMYHGRVVELIGTIELVKQMISDYDGSGVDIEYKIVF; from the exons ATGGAGCAAGCCATGGTGAAGGAGTTTCAGAATCTGTCTCTCTCTCCTCCGCAACCCCCGGAGGAGGAGAAGCTTTACTCTCTCCCTCTTCGACTCTCTTTCCCTCAAGGTGAGTTTCTCGAGATGGAGAAACTGAAGCCTCCAGAGAAGCAGTTTCACAGTATATCAGTTACCTTTTCCTTCAGGTGGCGAAGGACTGTCGATGACG TAGCTAAGGCTTTTGACAGAAATGCAAGGGCCATGCAACTCATTGTCTGGGGTCCTGGAATATTGCCAATCAAAGTTGTGAATACTACAACTACATTCATCCCACCTCCTAAAG AATACAACCGTGTACCTTGGTCAGGATGCAACCATGCATGCAGTACGGAGTTGATGTATCACGGGAGAGTTGTTGAGCTCATCGGCACCATTGAGTTGGTTAAGCAGATGATTTCAGATTATGATGGTTCTGGGGTCGACATTGAGTATAAAATTGTGTTCTAG